A section of the Pleuronectes platessa chromosome 7, fPlePla1.1, whole genome shotgun sequence genome encodes:
- the LOC128444561 gene encoding B-cell receptor-associated protein 29, translating into MTLQWTAVALFLYGEIVVSLILCIPFISAQRWRLVFNWRIWNWLSPYWNRCFFTMIMVLIVLFLDALREVRKYSGPEPMQDANLNPNLYDHVLMKLFRAQRNLYLSGFSLFLWLIMRRIVTLLNQAAVTLESSDGLQAQIDNAVKAAKQHQEDNLKLKHALLEEENSTSSKNQQVRLEVEELAGQLKTADEAVHKSHAEVEAMKRQAKGLAQEYDRLLTEHHQLQNLQSAEDKKDQ; encoded by the exons ATGACTCTGCAGTGGACGGCTGTGGCTCTCTTCCTCTATGGAGAGATAGTCGTCAGCCTCATCCTGTGTATACCCTTCATATCAGCACAGAG ATGGCGTTTGGTTTTCAACTGGAGAATATGGAACTGGTTATCGCCATATTGGAACAGATGCTTCTTTACTATGATCATGGTCCTCATTGTTCTCTTCCTTG ATGCCCTCCGTGAGGTGAGGAAGTACTCGGGGCCCGAGCCCATGCAAGACGCCAACTTGAACCCCAATTTGTACGACCATGTGCTCATGAAGCTGTTCAGAGCCCAGAGGAACCTCTACTTAtctggcttctctctcttcctctggct CATCATGCGCCGGATTGTCACCTTGCTAAACCAGGCTGCTGTCACACTGGAGAGCAGTGACGGCCTTCAGGCGCAGATAGACAATGCAGTCAAAGCGGCCAagcagcaccaggaggacaaCCTGAAGCTCAAACAT GCGCTCCTGGAAGAGGAAAACTCCACGTCATCAAAAAACCAGCAAGTGAGGCTAGAGGTGGAAGAGCTGGCAGGTCAACTGAAGACCGCGGACGAGG CCGTGCACAAGTCTCACGCTGAGGTAGAAGCCATGAAGAGGCAGGCGAAAGGTCTGGCACAAGAGTATGACCGACTACTGACGGAGCACCATCAACTCCAG AATCTCCAGAGTGCAGAAGACAAAAAGGATCAGTAA
- the LOC128444574 gene encoding G-protein coupled receptor 22 has protein sequence MHILPNLEQEATMSNVTVTDNTEPISRTMSPATLIPYPYPVSFQVSLTGFLMLEILLGLSSNLTVLALYCMKSNLISSVSNIVTMNLHVLDVLVCVCCIPLTIVVVLLSLEGDTALVCCFHEACVSFASVATAANVLAITLDRYDISVKPANRVLTMGRALTLLAFIWVLSFVSFLVPFIEVGFFAQGHAELNQTIVENVVHTNQYYTELGLYYHLLAQIPIFFFTAVVMLITYSKILQALNIRIGTRFHNSQKKKARRKKQPSMTAMTTQQEATDGSQSSGSRMPTLGMRTSVSLIIALRRAVKRHRERRERQKRVFRMSLLIVSTFLLCWTPITVLNTIILSVGPSDLMVKLRLGFLVMAYGTTIFHPLLYAFTRQKFQKVLKSKMKKRVVSIIEADPTPNNAIIHNSWIDPKRNKKVTFEDKDARQKCLSSVDVE, from the coding sequence ATGCATATCCTTCCCAACCTGGAACAAGAAGCCACCATGAGCAACGTCACAGTCACTGACAACACGGAGCCTATCAGCCGCACCATGAGTCCGGCAACCCTGATCCCGTATCCCTATCCTGTTAGTTTTCAGGTCTCCCTGACTGGCTTCCTCATGCTGGAAATCCTCCTGGGGCTCAGCTCTAACCTCACTGTGCTTGCCCTCTACTGTATGAAGTCGAACCTCATTAGCTCTGTCAGTAACATCGTCACCATGAACCTCCatgtgttggacgtgttggtaTGTGTGTGCTGCATCCCCCTCACCATCGTGGTGGTGCTGCTCTCCCTGGAGGGGGACACTGCGCTTGTCTGCTGCTTCCATGAAGCCTGTGTCTCCTTCGCAAGTGTTGCCACTGCTGCTAATGTGCTCGCCATCACCCTCGATCGTTACGACATCTCAGTTAAGCCAGCTAACCGGGTCCTGACCATGGGCAGAGCCCTGACCCTGTTGGCTTTCATTTGGGTGTTGTCCTTTGTTAGTTTCCTTGTACCCTTTATTGAAGTGGGCTTCTTCGCCCAGGGCCATGCTGAGCTGAACCAgacaatagtggagaatgtggttCACACTAACCAGTACTATACAGAACTTGGCTTGTATTACCACTTGCTTGCTCAGATTCCTATTTTCTTCTTTACTGCTGTTGTCATGCTCATCACCTATTCAAAGATCCTGCAAGCACTCAATATTCGCATTGGCACACGTTTCCACAATTCACAGAAGAAAAAAGCTCGCAGGAAAAAGCAACCATCCATGACGGCCATGACAACGCAGCAAGAGGCCACTGATGGATCACAGAGCAGTGGCAGCCGAATGCCCACACTGGGCATGCGTACCTCTGTCTCTCTAATCATTGCCCTGCGCAGGGCAGTTAAACGCCACAGAGAAAGGCGAGAACGCCAAAAAAGAGTTTTCAGGATGTCCCTCCTGATAGTGTCCACTTTCCTCCTGTGCTGGACACCAATCACGGTACTCAACACAATCATCCTGAGTGTGGGCCCCAGTGACCTGATGGTCAAGTTAAGACTGGGCTTCCTGGTCATGGCTTACGGGACCACTATCTTTCACCCTCTACTCTATGCCTTCACGAGGCAGAAGTTCCAGAAAGTCTTGAAAAGCAAGATGAAGAAAAGAGTTGTGTCCATCATCGAGGCAGATCCTACACCCAATAACGCCATCATCCACAACTCCTGGATCGACCCAAAGAGGAACAAAAAGGTGACATTTGAGGACAAAGATGCCCGACAGAAATGTCTGTCTTCTGTGGATGTGGAGTGA
- the LOC128444558 gene encoding solute carrier organic anion transporter family member 1C1, which produces MFLAALSFAYFAKALSGSYMKSTITQLERRFDISSYLIGIIDGSFEVGNLLVIVFVSYFGAKLHRPKIIAIGCILMSFGTFLIAMPHFIIGRYKIETSVRSSLNSTNSLSPCQVSSPESIRAGDRPSILPSKGCVRESSVSMWIYVFLGNVLRGIGETPVQPLGISYIDDYAQSENAALYIGCVQTISIIGPVFGYLLGSLCAKIYVDIGYVDMETVTITPGDARWVGAWWLGYLITGTITLMSAVPFWFLAKSLPIPVDKHNTSCTPEQTRFIKDSPTMEHKFRPEEPANLHQMVKEFLPALKSLLGNPVYIIYLCVTIIQFNSLIGMVTYKPKYIEQHYGQSASKANFLMGTINIPAVALGMFSGGVIMKKYKLGIMGAAKFAFGTSLLGYFLSLFFFAMGCDNSNVAGITVSYTGVDNLPHQERSLFSDCNSECLCSGREWDPVCGENGITYVSPCLAGCTSSSGSGRNTVFDNCRCVAAANTQPGNLTVSLGQCPRGDSCEKIFPYFLALSVLSSFIISLGGTPGYVLLIRLIKPELKSLALGIHTLATRTLAGIPAPIYFGAVIDTTCLKWGYKLCGGRGSCRIYNTAAYRIVYLGLVLGLRTVSFFFCIFGFAILKRHIKREEKCALTNGNAEMESLRKEEDSSTHCEQFVLALDCSPDRETRL; this is translated from the exons atGTTCCTGGCAGCCCTGTCCTTCGCCTACTTTGCCAAGGCTCTATCAGGCAGCTATATGAAGAGCACAATTACCCAACTAGAGAGGCGATTTGACATCTCCAGTTATCTGATCGGCATCATAGACGGGAGCTTCGAAGTAG GGAATTTGCTGGTGATTGTCTTTGTGAGCTATTTCGGCGCCAAACTCCACCGACCCAAGATCATAGCAATCGGGTGCATCTTGATGTCTTTCGGGACCTTCTTGATCGCCATGCCGCATTTCATCATTGGCCG CTATAAGATCGAAACGTCCGTTAGATCTTCATTGAATTCCACCAATAGCCTCTCTCCGTGTCAAGTGAGCTCACCTGAGTCCATCAGGGCAGGTGACAGACCCTCCATACTGCCCTCTAAAG gatgtgtgcgtgaGTCCAGTGTTTCGATGTGGATCTACGTGTTTTTGGGGAATGTCCTGCGCGGGATTGGAGAGACTCCAGTACAGCCTTTGGGAATCTCCTACATTGATGATTATGCACAGTCTGAGAATGCTGCCCTCTATATCG GTTGTGTccaaacaatatcaataattggTCCTGTGTTTGGCTACCTGCTGGGATCGCTTTGTGCCAAAATCTACGTCGACATTGGTTATGTGGACATGG AGACTGTGACTATCACGCCCGGGGATGCCCGCTGGGTGGGGGCATGGTGGCTGGGCTACCTCATCACCGGCACCATCACTCTCATGTCCGCTGTTCCTTTCTGGTTCCTGGCCAAGTCGCTGCCAATCCCCgtggataaacacaacaccagCTGCACTCCAGAGCAAACCCGGTTCATCAAAGATTCCCCGACCATGGAGCACAAGTTCAGACCCGAGGAGCCGGCTAATTTACATCAGATGGTCAAAG AATTTCTTCCAGCATTAAAGAGTCTCCTCGGAAATCCTGTGTACATCATCTACTTATGCGTGACCATCATTCAGTTCAACTCTCTCATCGGGATGGTCACCTACAAACCCAAGTACATTGAGCAACACTACGGCCAGTCGGCATCCAAAGCCAATTTCCTCATGG GCACGATCAACATCCCGGCCGTGGCCCTCGGGATGTTCTCCGGAGGGGTCATCATGAAGAAGTACAAGCTTGGTATCATGGGAGCAGCTAAATTTGCCTTCGGGACATCACTGCTGGGCTACTTCCTGTCACTCTTTTTCTTCGCCATGGGCTGTGATAACTCCAACGTGGCAGGGATCACTGTCTCATACACTGG GGTGGACAATTTGCCTCATCAGGAGCGCTCTCTCTTCTCCGACTGTAATTCGGAGTGCTTGTGCTCCGGAAGGGAGTGGGACCCGGTGTGTGGAGAGAACGGGATCACCTACGTGTCCCCGTGCTTGGCTGGGTGCACATCGTCTTCTGGATCTGGGAGGAACAcg GTTTTTGACAATTGCAGGTGTGTGGCTGCGGCTAACACCCAGCCCGGAAATCTGACGGTCAGCCTGGGCCAGTGTCCGCGCGGGGACAGCTGTGAAAAAATCTTCCCATACTTCCTGGCTCTGTCCGTCCTCAGCTCGTTCATCATCTCTCTCGGGGGAACACCAGGCTATGTGCTGCTCATCAG ATTAATTAAACCTGAGCTGAAATCACTCGCACTGGGGATCCACACATTGGCCACACGCACACTCG CTGGAATACCTGCCCCTATATACTTTGGAGCAGTAATCGACACAACATGCCTCAAATGGGGATACAAGctgtgtggaggaagaggatcatGCAGAATATATAACACTGCAGCTTACAG GATAGTGTACCTGGGCCTGGTTCTGGGCTTGAGGACAGTCTCCTTCTTCTTTTGTATTTTTGGTTTTGCAATCTTGAAAAGACATATTAAGAGGGAGGAAAAATGCGCCCTGACCAATGGGAACGCAGAGATGGAGTCCCtaaggaaagaggaggacagCTCCACCCACTGTGAGCAATTTGTTCTGGCCTTGGACTGCAGTCCTGACAGAGAAACTCGCTTGTGA